The genomic stretch taaaaagaaaaataattgacaagaaaaaattaaacttttgactcgactttttgtttaaaaaatgtttgggagtgtagtagtaatagttattttttaaaatatttttaactcaaaaatatattaaataatatatattttttattttttaaaaatcaataaatgcaAAACTTTGGAGAGAAAAACGTGCCAGTCTTCTTCGGCATGATTTAGAGGAAAAACATCATGTGAATCACTAGttatctattaaaaataatcattattttcaGAAACATTAATTAATCACAAGACTTTTGACGAATTCATGTAATTATCCGaaatgataattgttttttttataggaacTCCATCAAAGCTCTTCCCTACATTACCGAAGGGAAGTGTCAACAATTTTGAtttgcaccttttttttttttaatatatacgaAGCAATAGATGTTTTGAATTAAGATATCATATGTTGTCAATCAACTCGAAAGTAAAGTAATCCTTTCGACCtcgcaaatatattttttatatcaaaaaccattttgaaactcaaataatgtttttttaaattaacttttagcTTACCAATTTGATAATTTCAAGTCTCAAAACACTTAAAAtcacacatatataatttttaaatttagttagtGTTAtaagcttgtttattttttattataaatatagtataaaatatttttttgaattagaaagtatatatttttcatgataaattttaattttaataaaacaaaaataatattttataattatattatcacaaatacaaaatacTAAGATGACTATTATAAGttacatattaaatttttttaataacaacatataatcttaatgtatttattgttttttaaaataaaaaaaattattcttcatcctaaataaatgaataattttttcactttcttattgcaataaaaattagaaacaagaaaatgaaaaatagaaatGTAAAATTGattatctttattaaaaatagcCCATGGGATTTGTTATGGGCCAAGTATTGGGGGACTAGCAGGGCCGAAAGTAGggtagtattttttattgtgggCTTTTCAGGATAGCCCCTTTCTTTCTCGACTTGTTAAAAGctagaagaaaattcaagtcCGTAGACGAAGGAAGAGTCACGTGCAGAGAGGAGGGCAGCAAACCTTGGCCAGTCAAAGGATCAAAGGTTGTTGTCGgtatattatttgtatttaggcaCAAGGACTCTCTTTGTAGATTCGACTCTGACGGCTACGTTTTTCAATCACTCAACCACATCAGATCAGATCTCACCTCATCTCATCTCACGCTCTCCAATTTGCAGGtgaaaaccctaaccctagcgTATCTAAAATACCAGGGCATGCgtgtttcctttttaattttccatTATTCTGTTAAATGTTACTGCTCGATCTGTTCTTGGCGATTGgaaatttgtgttttattttttaattaatttagagtaGAATTTGTGGTGTTAAATGCCTTTTGTTTCCGCAGTTGAAAATGGCTGAAGAATCAAAATCGGGGTTGAGGAAGCCTGTATTCACCAAGGTTGAGCAGCTCCGCCCTGGCACTTTTGGCCACACTCTCACTGTCAAGGTTGTTAGTGTAAAGATGGTATTGCAGAAAGGGCGTGCTGATGGTCCTCAAGTACGCCAAATGAGAATTGCTGAATGTTTGGTTGGGGATGAGACTGGATTGATTATCTTTACTGCTAGAAATGATCAAGGTacatttcgttttttttttaaaaaaaaaggttcaggCACTTTGATTGAATCAGCAAAATGGGGTTTAATCATTATAGTGTGTGGCTTGTTGGTTCCAAGTGGTTGTTCTTTGTTCTTGTATTCGAGGAGGTCAGACTTTCGTGTGATTAAATAGTTCTATCTTGAATTTGTTCAAATGCCCTCTTTCTTTGAGTGCTTGCAGGGTTCAATATTATTCTGGCAATGCAATTGTGTTTAGATTTCCCATAATTTCTCGATGGCTTTTTCTTTGTCAGAACTATTTATCTGATAAGATTACTTATGGAAAGATGTTTGGGTGACATTTTGGATCAAATTGATAAATCTTTATCAGACTATTTGTACATGGCACCAAAAAAGAAATACCCTTAACCACGCCGATTGACATTGCAGTTGAggtgcttttcaaagtgttttttgcgtgagaaaaacatcaaattgatgTCTTTTTAGGtggtttttgatgattttgacaagacgaaaaacactttgaaaaaaccattaaattGGATTACCAAACACACATTAGTTCAGATTCTAGATGTTGCAACCATTTTCACTGTCACTCCCAACTAAATAATCGCAACCTTGttttgatgatttgtttgatgcttttcttctaaaatattttttttttcaaaagagcaCAAGGAATGTGTGGTTTTGGTTTCTTCATCTGTCAAGCGAGGAATTGATGATTTGAATCTGTATTATGCAATcctgtatcttttatttttggattttgctagtcctgtttgttttgtttaactCATATTCTTATCTATTCTTAGTGGACTTGATGAAAGAGGATACTACTGTGATCCTTCGCAATGCGAAAATCGACATGTTTAAAGGATCAATGAGGCTTGCTGTGGACAAGTGGGGCCGTGTTGAAGTCACTGAGCCTGCTGATTTCACTGTGAAGGAAGATAACAACCTGTCGCTGATTGAATACGAACTTGTCAACGTTGTTGAAGAATGACTCCTGCATGGTGTTTGCTACTCAACTGGATGGTGATctgataataaaaaacaactcaagtaAAAGCAATTACTGTTAGAGGACATTATGTCCAAATGCATGCGAAAGTTAGTTTATGAAAGAGGatatctgcaaaagctaatactGCCCCAGTTGCTTTTACATTTCCCGTAAATCCAACAGCAGCCTTTGATTGGACTTCCAAACAGATGGTGATGGCTATGAATCAGTGAGTTCAAGCAGCTTCCTTTTAGAACTTTGGTTTGGTTTGCTTACtgcctatttttttttggacagtTGTTGATCTTGCTCAATGTCATGACAGCTATAAAAATTACCGGAAGTTATGTTCTCTACTTGCTCTAATTTGCTTGGTTCTTGCATGCTTGGTCTTTGAAGTTCTGTTGTCAACTCCTATCTCTACTTTGTACAAATGTGAAAACCACAATTGGAGGCTGGACCAAGCCCTCCACTTCAGCTGTAGTATATGTGAGAGTTGGGTTTCCTTACGTGATGGTTTGAACGAAGCATTTTCGGATAGGTAAAGTGTTGATTTTCAATTACAAAACAAAGTACTAATACGACTCAGCTCCCCGCAGCAGCTAGTTCTTCCTAATTGAATTGTTAATtcctttaaaatgtttttctcatcagaaaacaaaatcacttagtttttaattttgtttcaaacAATTAACCATTTTTCAACTTCAAATCAAACACTAACTGAGTAAAATATGAGAGAATTTGATGGCTAAAGCGTTGTTTAGTATTGTGGGTTGTGATGTAACCATGCAATACTCGATTGATTGCAAttggaatgaaaacaaaaatgtgGTATGGGGAGATATGGACATTGCAgtgagaaaaaacataaaaaatttaagagaggAATTTCTAAGGGTAGAATTTAGCCATAAAATCACTTTATATCACTGTCTATTGAGAGCTCTAATTACAATAAATCTATAAATATCAAAGCTGTTTAGTTTCATAACGGGATTTGGAAGATACATAGATTTGAAGTTTTAGAactaaacactttaaaattgaatttatttgttgtttggaAATGTGTTTCAAGATTAGATTTGTATTTAGATGGTTAAGGAGAGTATTTCCATTTATtcttaagtgaaaaaaaaaaaaaaaaactgaaaatatcatTTGGACGTGGTGCCCGTAAGTTTCAACGAAACCCGGCGATTCTCAGATGATGGTGGACAACGCAGTGTACACCCAAAAGCTCCGAGCATTAGGAACTAGGAGAATGATGGCCTAGGAGTGATAGGCTTGGTTGTTTCCAGGCCCATCTGTGCCTAGTGCTAAGGCTTGAAACTAGGCccaagtcttttattttttttctttttccttttcttttttaacttcttcgtttccaaacttttttaaaaaatatatatttctcgtagaaaaatatttactcaatattccatcaaataaatattgaataaaagtaACAACCAAggtgtttcttaaaaaataaagatagagtataacttctttttttgtaaactatatcaatgaaaaaatttatcaaccaaattaaaataccataaaaaatgatttttagaaataattttaacaaataaacttgaaaagaaaactatTCTATACTTTTTACTGTCTTGTTTATAGAGATTTCAATTTCTTAACGAGTAACAAAAAGAGTAACGATGTCTAATGAAATCttatgaatattatatataaacatatagtTAATTAGTTAGTTATCtcatctatttgttttttttgtagctaggagGGAGGAGAACTATAAATAACCTCCATGATTGTGTCATATTTTTAGTTGATCGTTTCTTTACGGTTTGTGtagaattaaattataatatataattgaattcaatttcatatgtgatttgaatttaattaataccatgttataatttttatatttggaataaaatactaaatcacataactaaatttaattatattatttaaaatattttatggaattgaattaaattaatattcttggCTATTTTACAACATTTCCTTTATAAggtgaaagaaaatgaaaataaaaatgcataagTTACTAGgttgaccaatttttttttctttctaattagtGCTTTTATAAATTGAGAATAATACCTTGATTAGGCAAAAACTTTAGGAGCCTGTTGTTCCTCTGCAACTTCTGGAATATGGGGAAGCTCACCTGGAgtgtcaaaaaaacaaatttactc from Populus alba chromosome 8, ASM523922v2, whole genome shotgun sequence encodes the following:
- the LOC118058544 gene encoding uncharacterized protein At4g28440-like — translated: MAEESKSGLRKPVFTKVEQLRPGTFGHTLTVKVVSVKMVLQKGRADGPQVRQMRIAECLVGDETGLIIFTARNDQVDLMKEDTTVILRNAKIDMFKGSMRLAVDKWGRVEVTEPADFTVKEDNNLSLIEYELVNVVEE